The genomic region CAGGGGGCGAGTGTGGAAAGGAAGGCTTTGGCTCCGCGCCTAGCGCACAGCCGTCACCTCCGCCGCTCCCAGCTCGACAGCTCGCGGGTTGGTTAGTCCATAACTTCGTACGACAGACAGCCCGGGATGGGGACGACAGGAGGCAGCGGAGGAATTCGGTCCCAACATGGGTGCGGACGGGGTTCGAGGTATGGGAGGGGAGCGAGGATAGGGTATACTGTTGTACTACTGCTGGCGTTCGTTCCGTTCCGAGCAGCGGAGCatgcgagctgctgcagtgcgaggacggtgagggtgcgcgggcgggcaatgGCGCACCATGacccgtctctctctctctctctctctctctctctctctcagtCTCCTGCTACTAGACCTCCTAGCAGCAACGATTGATAAGAAAGCATTCTACGGCTGGTCGTCGAGTGAGTGGTTGGTTATGAGGCGCGGTCGGTCATCTGCCGAGCGTGTAGCATTTATGTACGTATATATGCACGCACGGCGACGAAAAAGCCCGTTCTCGTTAGTTAATTTGTTTCCAGAGGTGGTTGTACTGGGGaggtggggaggggagatTTTGATGGCTGGcacggggtggtggtggtggtgcttgtCGGTCCGTcatgtcgacgacatcgagtCCAGATTTGGCAGTCGCGTCGCATGAAGGGGGGGACCCTTGAAAGGCGGCCAGGCTGGCGGACTTGTTTGCTGACACGAGTTGATGGCATGAGATGCAGGAAAAGTACCTAGGTGGcaatggacgacgacgatgacgatgacgatgttgttgttgatgctgaCGATTTTGGCGATAACGGTGATGATCAaaaggcgggcaggcagggcaggaaaTGCACGCGCGCCGTTTGGGGTGCCACGCGCCGCCTGGTGTTGCGCTGCATCTGCCTTGGTACCTGACCGAACTTCAAGACCTGACCTACCTACATAATTAGACCGCCAGCTCCTACCTCCCTTGGGTAGGTATACAGTGCCTTGGATATTGAGTACATACTACCTTACCTGTCGAGAGGGCACATGATTGACGCAAGCGGTTGTAGCGGGCTAGATGATGATCTCGTAGGCGGGAATATTCCTCCAGACTTTTCTTTCGTCTGTTTTATTGCCGAACCCCCTTATAGTAGTAGTAACAGTGGCGCCTCTGTATGGTCGAATGCCGTTGCTAAAAAGGCGCCGCCATACCACTCATAGTTGGTTCATGATGGGGCGCCGACTGTCGGGCAGACACGGATCTTGGCACTTCGGGTCGCATGTATCATAGCGGTGGCAGCTGATGGAGGCTTTTACTCGATACCTGACCTGGTAGCTTCTCTCTCAACCTTGGAGAGTAAGGTATGTGATGTGGGCCTACCGTTTGAAACTTGCGCAGCAGAGAGCGAGGCTCGGCCATGGTATCTGAGTTTGATGGCCCCATGCTGTAGCCGTGGATCGGCGCCTGGAGCCCTGCACTGGGGATCAAAGGGCAAAACAGAACCCTGGCCGAGGGTGCGAGGAATTGTAAGCtcggacggcgtcgcggggaACAGGCGTCCCGCCCCGCGACGGATGGACCTGGCAGGCACTCGTCAACTCAATTCCTACAGCAGCGGTTATGGACACGCTTAGGTTTCTGCGTGCGTCTCCACCTCTTCTTTCGAACCTCACATCCATACTTCTTACACGTGTGTGTGCTGTGGACGCCACGACGACCCCTTGGCCGTTGAAGTTTCTTTGGTTGGCTTTTCTCTTCGCCTTCTTTTTCAGCAGGAGGAACTTCGTGGCCCTGGATGTGGCCAGAAATCTCCTCTCTTTCTACTCCAAGAACAAAGgccgctcgacggccagcatgTCCCGGGAAACATAAGACAAACGGGGAGTGGGGCGAGAACggacgccgcgccggcctgtGGCATGATTTCATCACACCGCAGAGTTCAGCCTGCGTGATGGGCTGGGAAGCCACCGGTGAGGTCTGAGACATCTTGTCGAATGCTCCCGCCCgggacgtggacgacgacgccacggctgggctggctgggctggctggctggagaagatggcgacggagcAGTCGTTGAACGCATCCGCGACGCCGCACTGACAATCTGGAACACACATGTCTGCCTTGATGCGTGCGTATGCGCAGTATGTTGTACTTTGTGCTGTCAGATATTGGACACCTCAGCTCAGCTGGCGGACCGACAGTCAATATTTtcgcgcgcctcggcctgtCATGTCAGCCTGTCCGTCATCGCGCAGCTGGGCCAGGTGGGGAGGGGAATTTCTCCACGGAGACCCTGGTTTACCACGATGCGCatggcgtcgatgatggGCTCGGCACCCAGACCCGAATGCGCACGCGAGGTTCCGgtctttcttttttttccgCCTGTTTGTCTCCCTCTCTTGCCGTTCGTTCCCCTTGATGCCTTGCACTTTGTCTTgtgcctcccctccccctcaaCCTTCTCCCCCGGCCAGCTTCGCCTTTTTGCTAAGCATCTAAGCTCACAGGGCATGGGTTTGAAAAGCATGGACCCGTTGTGCGTGTAGCAAAGACCTTTCTGTTAGCGAGTGGCACCAGACGCTCGAGTGGCACCGTTTTTGAACAATGCACCCTCCGGGCCCCCGACCGTTTAGAGAAGGATCGTCTCTCTCGTCGGTGGATAGTGAAAAGGGAACTCCCGCCGTTGCATCGGCGACTGACTCGGCGGGAACACGCGGGACCTTTTGCTGTCTCCCGCGATTTGGGTTGGTCAGTATGCGGTGCCTGCGTGAAGCTCGGACTTGGAACGTGTTTTGGGAGAGTGAATCgagcggtgcggcggcggcgcagtgcACATTCTGTTCCATACCTTGCTAGCACATGTACGAATGAATTCCGTGACCCCTGGAACCGTTCGTCCATGCGTTAGTAGTCAACGGTAGCCGGGCAAACGCACACACGATGCATGGAAGATGGCGGAGCAGCCGGGCATCCGTCTGCTGCCGACACCAGGGCCAGCCCTAGGTCTTTGcacgccgctcgctcgctcgctcgcaacGCCCGGCGCCaatggcatggcacggcatGGCACGGCACCAAAGGCGTTTGACACGCCCGATTTTATCGATGGAAGTTGGATGAACcccatgggcggcgcggcgctggggTGAGCCAGGGCACACAGCAGTCGCGGGATGGGGTGCGGTGATGCCCAGGTGCGGGACGGGCAGGTGGAGGGGGTTGAAGAGGGCCAGGGTGAAGCCTGCCTCGCCCGTGGGCGCGCGTCAACTGCCCGACGTCCAGGCAGGCACGGGCGATcgctggcaggcaggcatggaGCAATGGATCCATCCATTGATTCAGTGAATTGGATGGCAGCGTAGGGCACCTGTCGGTCCCCTGTGGAAGGCGGCGCCAGAACCccggcagccagcgcagctCACCAGACGCCCCCAGGTCAGGCCGCTGGAGCCCCCGCCGTCAAGTGAAGCCGGGCAAGCCATaggccccgcccgccgccgtgcctcAGTGGAGGTGAAAGGTTCCTTGACATCCATAACCGCCCTCCattacccccccccccccctgttGTGGCGGCCCTCCTTCCCAACTCcctgtcctcggcggccgctcctCTCCACAGCCCACACACCCACCACCGGCTCCAGACACACGAGTGGAACCTGGAAGCCAAGCCCACGCCACCACAGGCGGCTGGACCCCTCGCACCGAGTTGAGCTCCGGCCACACACAAacaatcaccaccaccaccaccaccaccaccactactgTCAGCACCCGACTGCACAACCGTTGCCTACCATCCTTCCTCGTCTGCGGCCAGCCTGCCACAACCACAGCCAGCCATACCTGCCTTGCGCACCTGCAATATACAAAGTACCTCGCCTTCCTACCATACCATCCTTTCCTTCGCTCGCCTCGCTACGCTACGCCTACTTTTCGTACCATCCGCACGTCCGCCGTCGtttccctctcctccctttGACATCTCACGAACCCTCGTCCCTGgtttcgtcgccgcctcgcccttccaGCACCGGCTTACGCCGTCCGACACGCACGTCGATTGCGACCGCCTCAGCACCGACCACCATGTCTGGTGACGTCTCTGACTAACCCAGCTGTTCTGAGCGTCCGATGCTTCCCCTCCTACCGGGGATCTGaccggcaccaccaacacacacacactctctctctctctcacgcacacacacacacatcgaCGACCGTCCAACACCGGCGTCCGGTCACCGGCCGAGACGCACCTCTTATCCCCtcttcgtcggcgacgacgtccacACCTTCGCCTCCCGATCGCCATGCTTGACTGCTAAGCCATGACGACGCTGCTCAACAAGACGGATTCCGGCCCTCCGCTGCGCCAGATTCGCTTCGTCCACAACCAGGGCCAGCCGCCTtcgaagcgccgccgcatcaaCGCAGCGTACGTCTACCCCTACTAACAGCCCGTGACACGCCTGTTGGCATAGGGCCGGGTTGCCGCATCGCGCGCGAGCCACCAGGCCGGTAGCTGAGCAATGAAGCTGACAGACAGCCACGCAGATGCTTgacctgccgccgacgaaagACGCGATGTGCCGGTGAGCGGCCCATATGCTCGACCTGTACCAAGAACGGCCACCAGTGCCTTGGGTATCCCGAAGATGCAAGAAAGGATGGCACAGATACGGGCGAGTCgaagcaggcgggcgacgaggacttcaacgacgaccatcaaagcgacgatgaggataGAAAGCCCGCGAGGCCTGACGCTCCCACAGCCAGCTCTGCGCCCGATGCGGCTCCAGCGATATCACCAAcgcgcgccgtggctgtTGCACCTCGATCTGCGCCTGCATATCCCGGTGCTGTTGTCGAGCCCGAGCACGATGTCGACGTCAAGCCTGTAGTCTCGCCAGCTTCGCAGCATCAGTCCCATCCCTCGGCCGCCACAGACGAAATGCCCAGCTCGCCAACCCTGCGCCGCAATCACAGTCATCGCATTCCATACTTTCGGTATTTTGGCCCGACGGCGATTGTGCCCGGCTTCAAGCAGATGGTCGTCTCTGTCCGTGACCGGCGACGATCGACAGGTGGGTCCCAGTCGGGTACTTCGCCCATGTCCACACCGAGCGGCGTCCGGGGAAGTAGCTGCGCTGCCGGGAGTGATATCGCCGTTGAGGACCTGCCCGCATACGATCCCAACAGTCCGGGACCCGTGCACCCTCTCATCATCAACCTCGTCAAGACCTTCTTCGTTCATCTCGGCTGCAACTATCCCTTCCTCAAGCAGCCCAAGTTTTTGCGTCTCGTCATGGAAAAGCGTGTCGAGCCCattctcgtcgacgccatctgcGCGCTCGCCGCGAGATTCTCCGATgcgccggcgctgacgggcggAAACGACAAGATGCCACGGACGGAGCGCGGCCAGGTATTTGCGACGCGAGCAAAGCACGCCACTGTGGACACGTTTCCCTGCCCGTCCGTGGGCGCCGTACAAGCCTGTCTGCTCATGGCCTACGAAGGCTTTGGTGCCAACCAAGACAGTGCCTTGTGGATGTATCTCGGGCTTGCCATCCGCATGGCTATCGACCTCGGGCTTCAGAAGCGTGTAGGTATACAATACCAGGGTGAAAAGGATCCTTGGTACACGAGGCATCGGAGTCGCGTCAATGGGGAGTCGGAGAGCCCCGAAGAAAAGAGGcatgacgaggtcgatgcTCTGACTGTCGAGGAGCAAAGGGAGGTTGAGCAAGAGCGCATCGACACATTCTGGGCCGTTTTCATTCTCGATCGCGTCATATCCTCGGGCACGGGACGGACAGTCACCTTTCGTGAGGATGACTTCGAGCTCCCGTTCCCAAAGCCAGCCATCGACCCCGCCACCGGCTGGCCATCTCTGTTTCCCGTGCTTCTCGAGATCATCCACCTCTATGGCCGTGTGTCTGACGTGCTCAACAATATCCACAACGTCAACGACCTGGACCAGGACAAGTGGTCGAAGCTGTCCAGCATGGAGCATCAGCTAACCCGTCTGTACAAGAGCTGGGATGCAAGACTGCAGTTCAACGTCAGCAACTTCAAGGCATACCTCAACGTCGGACAGGGCACGACGTTTCTTTTGCTTCACTTTTGGTTCCATGCGCTCTTCATCATCTTGCATCAGCCAACGCTCTTGACTCCGTTTGGCGACCTTCGTGGCGAACTCCAGCTTCTTTCCGACAGCCGAGAACTGAGTATGAGCAGCGCAAAGACAATTTGCGACATCTTGGCATTTGCCGACCTCATAGACCCCAAGAGCTTCATCGGCAACCCCttcaccagccagcccataTACATTGCAGCTTGTGCTTTTTTGATGGAGTCGAGCGCGAACGCTTCGGAAGGCCCTTCTAGAGAAACGTCGCCCCCAACGTGCAACGCCTCGAGTCGGCCAAGGGAGCGCGTGAAAACTGCCAACTCCAAGCCCTCGAGGCATTCGCTGcttgcctcggcggcgaaccAGAATTATCAGAGATGCTACAATtccctgcagcagctgcataCCCACTGGGGCGGTGTCAAGTACATCTTGACGGCTCTGGACCAGAAGTCAAAGGGTATCTGGGACTGCGAGACGTACACATCAGAAGAGTACGAGAGCACCAAGGTGCCGCCTACCAGGGGAAGCATCACCGGCGATCTCagcgcagcctcgccgaAGATGGGTGGCGCCCCCCCGATCGCGTGGAGTCTGGCAGGAACGGCCAACTCGCCCAACTCGAACCTGACGCTGTTGTACCAGAACCTGAGCGGCGTCATGACACCATCATCGGTTCCGCAGAGCATGCCGCAGCAGGTAGGAACACCGCCGGGCAACATGGTGTACGACCCCATCCGGCAGAGCCTGCCGGCCGAATCAGGAGGCATGTATCCGCCCGCGGTGCCCcaggccaccacctcggcaATCAGACACTCGCCGCAAACAGGAAACAGCAAACCCCGACGACCGTCCAACCTTTCTGGCGTGTCCATCCCGggacaggcggcgacggcgggcagaTACGACGGGCTCCCGGAAGAGAACGACGGAGCCAAGGTGTTTGTGCCTCCTGGCTACACTCCCTCCAGCCAGCATTCTGGAGGGTTCGAGACATTCAGCGCCTCTCCTGCCAGTAACTTGGCAGACGCCGCAAATCGGGGCATGGTCCATGCGGCTACGCCGCATAATGTATACTACAACCACCACATTCCCTACCAGACGGGATGGGGCTACGGGATGGGCAACATGGACTCCATCACCTTCGATAGTCAGGACATCGACATCGGGGCGTTggggctgcagcagccagaGCTGATGAGCGGTTGGCTCGACTACATCCCGAGCGACGTGCTGGGCCTGTTTGAGAACCAGAACATGGGCCACGGGAGCCAAGATGGCGCCGGAGGACACTAATGATGTATACGGGCCGGAGCTGGCTAGGAGAATATGCTCGTTTCAAACGGTGATGGCTACTTTCTTTTGGCATGGCGTTGTTTTTGACTTGGACGTTTCTTCGCGCTACGTTCAGCCATGGGAGCGGGATATCTTCATTAGGCCATTTCTTTACGACGGATTGCGGGACAAGGGGCGCAGCAAAAAGCGAACATCTTCCGACATGACCATGACTTTGTTGGGGTAAGGGTTTCAGCTGTTTTATACACATACATGTGGCTTTGGAAACGAGGCGTGTCAATTTTGCTTGGAGCGGACCTGATGAGGCTTTTCCCAGGGCATGGGTGGGAGTTGGGATTTCAGAGCACGAGCATCCACGGTGGTTGGAAATATGCATGTACTAGGCACTCGCTCTGACTGGAAAGTTGAACTGCAGGCTATGTTATTTTTCTTTGttgttttctttttcttcgtGTGGGAACGGAGGAAGGGACCGGACACGGCAGTATGACCAAAGATGATGCACAGTCTAGCGGTTCTCGGTTCTTGgctgttgtcgttgtcgttgtcgtaATCACATAATCAGTACGTGGCACATGTACATGGCAATGCAATGCAAATGCAGGCTTTTGTGCGGGCGGGAGGACGCAAGAGGGCCACAAGAAGGTCCTTGTCACTGAGTTGCTGGGTGCGTAcatgtgcgtgtgtgtatcAATGTCTGTGTCTGTGAGTGCGAGCGTGCGAGTTGAACTGTGTTGATTGGATATGGTTGAGTTGACGTTTGTCAATTGCCCTCGACTCATCCCCGCCCGATATCTAAGTTGTAGATGCTGACGAAAAGGTACTTTTTCCGATATATGGTTGGTAAAGAAGAAATGCGGCCAGCTCCATAACTCCTCTTCTTTTTGGTCGTTCCTTGTCTTCCCGGCATTTTCTCTTGTCCTCCCTGTTGTAGTGTGATGGTAGTAGTGAGcctggtgatgatggcggtggtagtagtaacggtcgtcgtcgtcgtcgtctacTGCTTCGCCATGTGGATGCCCAGCTGGCGCGCGTGctgggccatgacggcgtcggcaatggccagggcggccatgccctcgacgatgggGACGGCGCGGGGCACGACGCAGGGGTCGTGGCGGCCCTttgcggcgaggacgccctcgcccgaggcGTCGTAGCGGGCCGTGGTCTGGTCCTGGCTGATGGTGGCGGGGGGCTTGAAGGCGACGCGGAAGAAGATGGGCATGCCGTTGGAGATGCCGCCCTGGATGCCGCCCGAGTTGTTCGTCTTAGTCTGCAGGCGGCTGCGGGGGATGCCcatcttggcctcggcggcggagacggccgGGGCGGGGACGAAGGGGTCGTTGTGTCGGCTGCCCGTCATCTCGGCGCCACGGAAGCCGGATCCGATCTCGAAGCCCTTGACGGCGGGGATGCTCATCATggcgtgggcgaggacggcctcgagcttgtcgaagcagggctcgccgaggcccgAGGGCGCGTTGCGGATGACGCAGgtgacggtgccgccggtgctgtcgtgggcgtcgcgcagctcggcgatgcgctcctcCATGCGGCGCGACGTGTCCTGGTGCGGGCAGCGCACGGGGAGGAAGCCGTCGACCTGGTCGCGGGTGATGGACTCGGCGAGGCTGAGGAAGCCCGGGTCGGCGCTCATGgactcgccgtcgtcctcgaagagcttgatgccgccgaccgaGGTGACGAAGGCGACAATCTCAACACCGTAGGCCGCGCGCAGCCacttgtcggcgacggcgccggcggcgacgcgggcgatgGTCTCGCGGGCACTggaacggccgccgcccgacgaggccTTGATGCCATACTTCTCGAGGTAGGTCCAGTCAGCgtgggaggggcgggggaagacgtcgacggtggcgtcgCCATAGTCGTGCGGCCGCTGGTCCTCGTTGGGGACGGTCAGGAGGATCGGGGTGCCGAGCGTGCGGCCGAACTCGGTGCCCGAGTGGATGGTGACGCGGTCCTTTTCGttgcgcggcgtcgtgatGGACGACtggcccggccgccggcggttgAGCTGCGGCTGGATGTCTTCTTCGGTGAGGGGCAGGTTCGGCGGGCAGTTGTCGATGATGCACGACACCGACTTGCCGTGCGACTCGCCGGCGCTGTAGTAGACCGCATGGGATCTTGAGGTTAGCAATGAGGCCGAGACCAAGGGGCAGGtcggagagagagagagggtaGGAACAGAAGAAAccgggaaggggggggacaGCAAACATACGTCGTCACCCGGAAGTGGTGGCCAAACGTCGACATGGCGGTGtaggcgagcgggcggcgtgcggTAGTATTGCTATGATTGATGTGCTAGACGGGGGGTttgctggacgagggcgagggttTGCCTGTGGTGATGTATCTTTCGATGGTGGGGTGGAAAAAGTGAGGCCGTACGGAGCTACGCCTGTTGGTGGGCGCTGGGACTGTGCGTGACTGATGTAATCCGGTTTCGGGGCCGCGAATCGGTAGGTGGTCCCTTGATtatggcgggggaggggcagtAACGGTAGCtgtggcagcagcaccagcagaaATGGTAGTAGAAAAACGATTTTGAAGGGGAGAAGTCTAACATGAGCAGTCCACGAAGGCAGAGGAAATGCGACCTAGAATAAATAAATGTGCATTTTCAGCTGGAGGCCCTTCCTCTGACTCACGTACACACCCGTCAATCTGCGCTCTGTCGGCCGCAATTCATGGCATGGACGCTGTTTCACGACATGCCCTGGCCAAGCGCCGTCCAGCGCATGGACGCCTGGGTAAATGTTTATCCCGCGGGCTCAGCTCACGGGCGGTCCCCAAATGGTTAGAGGCCGAAGGCGGTGGACGGGGCCAGCCTGGAGGGTGAGGTGCCAGGCCGGCGGTACGTACCCGCCCACGCCAGGCGTGGACCCGCCGTGGAAGCTTGACTGCTGAGCTTCCGGCTCACTCACTCCACCTTGCAACGTCCACCCGATCGATCCCTGAACCCGCATCCATCTTCAACGCCGCCTCTCGTCGCGGCACCCGGGCCTGCAGCATGTCCTGCAGGTGATCTACTTGTTCAATTGAGCTTGACCAAGCACACGGGACCTCTCAATGCCCTGTCTagcccgccatggacgaccCATAGCGAGGTCTCTCTCCTCGCTCATCCCGGCCTCATGCACGACTTTCGGCTTCATCCGACGCGGCTTCTCCACCGACGCGGCCTCTCACCCTTCCAACAAAACCCAAGTCTACATCTCCAAGTCCCGGGACCCGCTCCTCAACCTCTCCGCCGAGCACCACCTACTGCAGATCACGCCAGCCGAATCCACTGTCCTCATCCTCTATGTCAACTCGCCTTGCGTCGTCTTTGGGCGCAACCAGAACCCCTGGCTCGAGACCAACCTaccgcgcctcgcccagaTCGTGACGGAGCCCGGCACACTGGGGTGGACCGATGGTCCCGTTCAGCTCATCCGCAGGCGCTCCGGCGGAGGCACTGTCTtccacgacgccggcaaCGTCAACTTCAGCGTCATATGCCCACCTGCCGCCTTTGACCGCGACAAGCACGCAAGGATGGTTGTCAGGGCGCTCAAGTCTCTGGGGCGGCCCATGACGCGCGTCAATGAGCGCCACGACATCGTCATGGACGTCGACAGCACCGATTCGCAGACAATagccaccacctcctcaGGCACCACCTTCAAGGTATCCGGTTCTGCATACAAGCTCACCCGTCTACGCTCACTACACCATGGGACGTGTCTCCTGCGCAGTCCAAACCTCTCCGGTATATCAGGCATGTTGCGCTCCCCGGCAGAGCCCTTCATCaaggcccgcggcgtcgacagcgtACGCAGCCCCGTTCGCAACCTGGACCTCGACAACGCCGATTTTGAGGACGCTGTAGTGGAGCAATTCCGCCAAATGTACGGCGACTTTGATGTCCGCGCCGACTTTGGTAGCGATGCGCTGGCCGTGGGCAAAATCAGTGCGGGATACGAAGAGCTGGGCTCAAGAAGCTGGACATACAGCCAGACGCCGCGGTTCACTTTCTGCACGCATCCCTTCCAGGACGATCCTAGGGTGAGGCCCGAGCTGCCTTTCGATGTAAGGGTTTAACCCAGCCGTATCCGCCGACAGTCCCTTTCTGACCAATAGTAGCTCAAGATTCACTTCGAGGCTCGGCATGGCCTGATTGAGCAGTTCAGCATTGAAGGTAACGAGAGTGCAGACACGGCATCTCTCGTCAAGTCATCATTGCACGACATCGGCGACTGGACTGAGCCACTGACGCAAGCTGGCCTAAGCCAGTCAGACGCTGCGGACGTTGGGTCTTGGTTGAATGGTGTCCTTGGAACGCTGTTCACGAGGCCATAGGTAAGTGCCTTACGCGTATCAGACTCTGAGTTGTCAATTTGCTTCTCGCGAGCGACTTGTTCCACCGCATACACCTCGGACAAGCTATCTAGTATTCGAGGTGATACCCAAGCAATGGAGTAGGGTGGCTGGCAAGGGATGTAATAGCAATGACGCTCCCAGCTGCTAGAGCAGGCGATAATACCCTCAAAGACACCTTTTCGCACAAGGGAATGTATGCGAGAGCCATATAATACACAAACTTTTGTACTCTCAAAAGACGCTGATGCACCAAACATTCAGGCCTCTTGAGTTCAATCTTCGCAACTTACATTGCAGTACGGTGTTCATGTGTCAGCGAAGAAGACGAGACTATTGGACAATTTTCAAAAAGCCAATAGCATTCAGAGGTACGGATCTCGTGGATAGATATGACTTGGAGTACCTCTCCCAGCCATAAACTATCAAGATGCGTACGCGATCCTGAAGGGCTGAGACTCGGCCACATTATAATCCTCGAGCTTAGACGGGTTGCCGTAGACGCCCAGAGCGCGATAGATGATCTTGTACTTCCCAGCGGGTGCATATTCACCGCTGTCGAGAGAACCATCCCAAACAACCTTGTTCAAGCCACGGGGCATCATGGTCATGGGGAAGGAATGCGCCTGGCCAATTGTCTTAAACTTGCCCCCGAGCGGATCGTCGACGGTCAAATTCTTGGGTGGGCATGTGATCATGGGCACAAGGTCAGCCCTCATCAG from Purpureocillium takamizusanense chromosome 12, complete sequence harbors:
- a CDS encoding Lipoate--protein ligase (COG:H~BUSCO:EOG09263HE6~EggNog:ENOG503NTYI), which gives rise to MPCLARHGRPIARSLSSLIPASCTTFGFIRRGFSTDAASHPSNKTQVYISKSRDPLLNLSAEHHLLQITPAESTVLILYVNSPCVVFGRNQNPWLETNLPRLAQIVTEPGTLGWTDGPVQLIRRRSGGGTVFHDAGNVNFSVICPPAAFDRDKHARMVVRALKSLGRPMTRVNERHDIVMDVDSTDSQTIATTSSGTTFKVSGSAYKLTRLRSLHHGTCLLRSPNLSGISGMLRSPAEPFIKARGVDSVRSPVRNLDLDNADFEDAVVEQFRQMYGDFDVRADFGSDALAVGKISAGYEELGSRSWTYSQTPRFTFCTHPFQDDPRVRPELPFDLKIHFEARHGLIEQFSIEGNESADTASLVKSSLHDIGDWTEPLTQAGLSQSDAADVGSWLNGVLGTLFTRP
- a CDS encoding uncharacterized protein (EggNog:ENOG503NW3E~COG:B); translated protein: MTTLLNKTDSGPPLRQIRFVHNQGQPPSKRRRINAACLTCRRRKTRCAGERPICSTCTKNGHQCLGYPEDARKDGTDTGESKQAGDEDFNDDHQSDDEDRKPARPDAPTASSAPDAAPAISPTRAVAVAPRSAPAYPGAVVEPEHDVDVKPVVSPASQHQSHPSAATDEMPSSPTLRRNHSHRIPYFRYFGPTAIVPGFKQMVVSVRDRRRSTGGSQSGTSPMSTPSGVRGSSCAAGSDIAVEDLPAYDPNSPGPVHPLIINLVKTFFVHLGCNYPFLKQPKFLRLVMEKRVEPILVDAICALAARFSDAPALTGGNDKMPRTERGQVFATRAKHATVDTFPCPSVGAVQACLLMAYEGFGANQDSALWMYLGLAIRMAIDLGLQKRVGIQYQGEKDPWYTRHRSRVNGESESPEEKRHDEVDALTVEEQREVEQERIDTFWAVFILDRVISSGTGRTVTFREDDFELPFPKPAIDPATGWPSLFPVLLEIIHLYGRVSDVLNNIHNVNDLDQDKWSKLSSMEHQLTRLYKSWDARLQFNVSNFKAYLNVGQGTTFLLLHFWFHALFIILHQPTLLTPFGDLRGELQLLSDSRELSMSSAKTICDILAFADLIDPKSFIGNPFTSQPIYIAACAFLMESSANASEGPSRETSPPTCNASSRPRERVKTANSKPSRHSLLASAANQNYQRCYNSLQQLHTHWGGVKYILTALDQKSKGIWDCETYTSEEYESTKVPPTRGSITGDLSAASPKMGGAPPIAWSLAGTANSPNSNLTLLYQNLSGVMTPSSVPQSMPQQVGTPPGNMVYDPIRQSLPAESGGMYPPAVPQATTSAIRHSPQTGNSKPRRPSNLSGVSIPGQAATAGRYDGLPEENDGAKVFVPPGYTPSSQHSGGFETFSASPASNLADAANRGMVHAATPHNVYYNHHIPYQTGWGYGMGNMDSITFDSQDIDIGALGLQQPELMSGWLDYIPSDVLGLFENQNMGHGSQDGAGGH
- the ARO2 gene encoding Chorismate synthase (EggNog:ENOG503NUJB~COG:E~BUSCO:EOG09262DUV) — protein: MSTFGHHFRVTTAGESHGKSVSCIIDNCPPNLPLTEEDIQPQLNRRRPGQSSITTPRNEKDRVTIHSGTEFGRTLGTPILLTVPNEDQRPHDYGDATVDVFPRPSHADWTYLEKYGIKASSGGGRSSARETIARVAAGAVADKWLRAAYGVEIVAFVTSVGGIKLFEDDGESMSADPGFLSLAESITRDQVDGFLPVRCPHQDTSRRMEERIAELRDAHDSTGGTVTCVIRNAPSGLGEPCFDKLEAVLAHAMMSIPAVKGFEIGSGFRGAEMTGSRHNDPFVPAPAVSAAEAKMGIPRSRLQTKTNNSGGIQGGISNGMPIFFRVAFKPPATISQDQTTARYDASGEGVLAAKGRHDPCVVPRAVPIVEGMAALAIADAVMAQHARQLGIHMAKQ